From the Solea solea chromosome 7, fSolSol10.1, whole genome shotgun sequence genome, the window ATACAAATAACTGGCACAAAAACTCAAAGACCATAGACTGGAAAAGAATGTTTATTGTCACATTAAGCCTCACCTCTATTATAGGATATATTAAAGATGTGTTGTCTATTTAATTTACAATTAAAATGTCgtataatcacatttttatttgcctAGCCCAGTGACATTCACAGTACATTTGTAATCttaaattttattttactcTACAATTCACTGACatctttttgtttccatttgtgtcgtaaatatgattattattattattattcttgagCCTTAAATGCATGTGTAGTACACTGCGTATGTGTAATCAGCAGCTCATGGGCATATTTGATTGTTTGAGTGTGAGGAGCTGAGGTGATTTAATCAAGCCAGTGGTAAATGTAGAATCATCAAACAGGGTAAGTTGAAGGGAGACATAGAAATTAGATTTAACATGATTACACTGATGTGATTTGTCTCATTATGGCCTAAAACTTCACcactgtgtgatttgtgtggACGAACAGAGTAGACAAGTGTTCCTTTAAAGCCTTTCTTTGCTCATCAGCTGCCCTCCCAAGACCCTTATATGTAATCGTGCATGACTACTCGTTAACATCATCAAAACGGAGCGTCGAGAGGCCAGTGAATGTGTGTTAAAAGCACTTAATAGGGAGCCCACGCTTCTGAAAGACCCAGTAATGGCTGTGAATGGCTGCATTTTTCCCATTAGACTAATTctacctccccccccccccccacaaccaCAGATCATCAAAGCTACACTGAGAAAACATTGTTACCGGGGAATTAAAAACAGcagaccaaaacaccaaaaaaatcGCATGGTAAAAATGCAACTGAAAAAGGGCTCCATCAACATAAACTGAAACTGACAGGtttgtcaaatgtgtttgtCCATATTTAATTCTGGCTTTGGGAGGGGGCAGCGCTCACAACTCTACAAAGCTTTTAAaaactatatactgtacatttgaaTGTGTGCGTTGGTCAGCAGAAGCATAATAACTGTTAAAACTAAATATTGTCCTTGGAAAGGGTTGTACATGCAGTCTTTGATGCTGCGCGATCTTCACAAATCTGTACAGCAGATACACACGTGCCAGGTTTTTTCTTCCAGCCGATAAAatataacactttaaaaaaacaaaggataCACAAAGTTGCACAAAACACTTATTGTCAATCTCTTCTATTGGATTTTGTGTCTCCACTGCTGtgaactttgacattttatgtaaaaagtAATAGATCATTAAAATcttaacttttttaaaaattactTTGAAAATAGAAATGTATATAATTACATCAGTAGGTaaatttcatctttttaatgatcattattattattaaaaaaacattgacaaaaATGGACCCAAATAATCGGCCCAACTGGTTCATTGGTTTACAGCAGTTGCTCTTATCTCTTTTCGTACAGCATCCTTGTGTATTATGGCTCCGGACAACATGCTTGTACTTTATTGCTAAAAATGCAACGTCATTTTAATTGACAGGTGGAGGCTTTGGAGTGGCGAGTGTAGATAGCGTGACCTTACAGCAGACTGAACCCAGGAGCAGCCAGAGGACAGACAAGGTCAGAGCAGATCATGAGTTGACCCTTAATGTGAGGGTCAGATCATCCAGAATCAGAGCCAGAGGAGTAGACCGCAGCAGATCAGACCGAGACCAACAGAATGATTACCAGACGTGTCATGTGACAGAGGGTAAGGATGATGGTCACATACCTTTAACCATTGTGTACACTCCACAGTGACTGCTTCAGGAAAGTCCACTGTGGGTGTAAATGAAAGGATAGCTCTTATAAAAGTGTCCACCACCCATGTTAttccagcagcagctcagtctgACACTGTGACTCCCAATCAAGGAGAATCATGTGATCTGCAGAACACTGGAGGAGCAGGATGTAGTTTGTCAGTGGAAGGTCCAGGATGTCAGCAAACCAAAGCTCAAGGTAAGTTCTGGACAAAGTCGGCACCAcagttaaatatgaaataatatgaAGCACACAAGCTGTTACTTCATGAAAAGTGTTCATCACGTACACTCGATTGCTAATGTTCGTAAGTTGTAGTCATGTCTTTACAATACAATGGAATATTAGCtttctttttaatgtcatgGTGCTGTAGTTTTAGCTCTGATGTATTCTACTAActttgaataaaacattaaacgttaaatgtctctgtttttcaaTCAAGCTATAAAAGTACAGAGGTCTTGCACACAGAAACGCAGGAGATGTAGAAAGACGTCACCAAAAAGAAAGGTACGTGTCACGGCTCAGCAGAGGCACCAACACAGGCTgtgcatgttttcactgagacacTGAGCGCACCTTTTCAAACCAAAATACGTTACAGGAAATCTAgacaatgttttcttttttaatgctTGTCACAGTTTCGGCTGAGATTAGAAAATGGGGATGATGATGTGGTTGGAATTATTTGCCACAACATgacattcaaaatgtttttgggTACAGAAGgtacaaatgtaataaaaaactCTTTTAGGAGAACAGAGGGAATACGAGAACTCAAAGAagttgtgtttaaaaacaggtttttgtCAGTTGGTTGAGCTGGTCCCACGTAGGGCACAGGGCCCATTGACTAAGCTGGGTTCAATTTGACTTGCTGTGTCTTCCCCGTCTCTCTGCCTCCTGTTTAAGCTTCACTGTCCTATAcattaaaggcaaaaaaaacacccaacattttgtgaaatatgcCTTTTTTGAAACACTGGCCTGAATCATCTCAGACTGAGGCCCTCATCCTGGTGCTGTTACTGCTGTAGTGTGTATTTCAGGTCATTCTAATTCACCAGACAGTAAAGAAAATAAGCTGAAtcaattctttttttgcagagagggaaagagcAGAAGCCATGCTCTCGTGGACTCTACTGCTCAATGTGTGAAATGGAACTACTTCCTGCAGCACATGgtagtctttatttatttaccagtTAAAACAATGATATTATGACTCAAATGACTCATAAATGTGCTAGAATTTGGCACAATTTGACATTCATTCTACTATGATTTGATTGTTCAGGCGCACCACGATGGGCTGCATGTGAATTTGAACATCTAGCTTCACTGAGAAAAGTCAGATGTAGTCCCGGAGTAGTGAGCGCCCGCTGCCAGTGTCCACCGCGTTGTCCATCAAAGCCGGAGAGCTCAGGCTCACTCctggtcgtccaaaatctcacGTCCCTGAAGGCCCTGAGGACTGTTCTTCAACCCTACTGTGACAACAGGATACCTGGTGGGTTGACAGCCATGGTAACCATTCACTCATCCTCATCCTTCTCTGTAGCTTTCTCTTATGGGTCCCAGGGGCAGCTGGACAGGGTCTGGACACAGAgtctgttcagacctggtaataacatctgtcctgaaatatttcataatcgattaatctgtcgattattttcttgatgaatcgttttggtccataaaatatcagtaaaccttaaaaaatgttaatcggtgttcgtcaaacctggaaatgatgatgttctcaaatgtcttgttttgtccacaaaccgaaatgattcattttaaatgatttttttttgttttctagaGCAAAGaactgaagaaaatattcacatttaagaaccttaaacaatcggaaatcttgttttaatcatgaaaaaatcttcagaccgattaatcgattatcaaaatagttgtcaattaatttagtaatcgattattaatcgattcatcgatgaatcgtttcagctctaatatgAACAGGGTTAAAtaggactgttcacacctggtattacAATAAACACTGAATGCATC encodes:
- the LOC131462882 gene encoding uncharacterized protein LOC131462882: MDPNNRPNWFIGGGFGVASVDSVTLQQTEPRSSQRTDKVRADHELTLNVRVRSSRIRARGVDRSRSDRDQQNDYQTCHVTEAAAQSDTVTPNQGESCDLQNTGGAGCSLSVEGPGCQQTKAQGAPRWAACEFEHLASLRKVRCSPGVVSARCQCPPRCPSKPESSGSLLVVQNLTSLKALRTVLQPYCDNRIPAYNAIWNSEDCSVTTFLQCRGCLSQSPALSPALMAAHIQYPHDNAKDQIWLVPSAVHYCSLIHIKG